The following DNA comes from Mucisphaera calidilacus.
CTACGCCCTGCAGGTCGTGATCAGCCTCGACTACGTCAATCAAGACTGCTTCAAAAAACAGGGACGACCCGGGGTCGTCCCTGCACAAACGTTCCTGTCTCAACTGCTCTGAAAACCTCGCATCCCGCTCAAGCCCCCGGGCCCAGCGCCTCGTACTCCGTCACGCTCGCGTCCGACAGGCACGCTTCGATGATCTTCTGACCATGCGGATCAAGATCCGCAACCGAGAACGCGCTGATCTGATCGTGGAAGAACGCCTTGAGCACCTCGGCGCCCGCGTCATAACCCGACTCGCCCACCTCAGGCTGCGTCTCGACACGCAGGAAACCCTCGGGGATCTCCGTCCCCTCCACCTGCATCGACTTGAGCGAGTACCCCAGCAACGGGCAACGCGCCGCCAGCAGCCGGTCCTTGGGGAACACCGACGAACCACGACGCGCCAGATACTCGCGAACGATCCACTGAGGCGTAAAGCTCGTCTCCCAGCAGCCGACGTGCTGGTTCGGGATCAGCACAAAAAGCGTCTCATCCGTGTTCATGAACTGGCTCAACAACAGGTTCGCCTGATCCACCGCACGACCCGTCGCGAACGGCCAGTAGCTGCCCACGCCCTCACTGGTCATACCCTGAGTGTCCACGATCGACGGGTTCGCATGGCCACGCGGCGCCACCAGACGCCACAGCCACGCCAGCGCAGGCGGCAGAATGTTGATCATCCCCAGCACGCCATACGTCGGCTGCTCGGCCGTGCACGGAGGCGTACGCACACCAAAACTCCGCACGTCCACCGTCACCGGCTCCGTCACGATGTTCGGATAATCCTTACGCGGCATGATCACACGCGGGTTCGGGCAAGGCACGCCCGGCTCGTCCTCAATCGCATCCCAGATCAACGCCGTGCTCCCCGGCTTCGCGTCAATGTTCAAGAACAACAAAGGCGAAGGCGGATTGATCGTCATCGCCTCCAGGTGCGGGTCCGTCCCGTACTTCGTGATGTGATTCACACGCAGGAACCACGCGTCCTCCGCATCATAGAGCGTCAGCTTCTTGACCTCGGGTTTCTGATAATCCGGGTGGCACAACGCCATGTCGTCCGTCACCGGGTGCAGCCGACACCCACGCGGCAGGGTCAGATACTTCGACTCACCCGTCACCGTGTTCGTCCCCAGACGGATCTGGCCGTCCTGCTCACGGTGCATCTGCTCGAGCATCTCGCTCTTGCCACCACCCGAAGCACCCTCGTGCATGATCGTGCACGTGTTGTCGTAAGGCGTCACGACCTGAACCGTCGAGCAGTGCGCCGTCACCCAGCCCTCATATTCGCCTCGGTTCAGCAGCACCCCGTAAATACCCTTCTTCGCCGACGGACCCGGGTACAGGTTGTAGCTGAACAACTCGTGCACCTGCTCGCGACGGTTGTGCACCACGACCTG
Coding sequences within:
- a CDS encoding DUF4914 family protein, encoding MSQSAEDVLKGAKSATFVGSVEDLIRLAVPEDGVDARGIFTVGYEVEGRGYVPELEVCRVRNGISANYVEPYMRRRDPDCMVIADKRPTGKRTWDERFPDKDWEDVRQATFDWMKTQDLAYFVFNAGLAGKGTEAVAIAPANAAFFALGLAMLQGILPKEEIREEFFHEAIIYVAPPFRHTHFEGRQVVVHNRREQVHELFSYNLYPGPSAKKGIYGVLLNRGEYEGWVTAHCSTVQVVTPYDNTCTIMHEGASGGGKSEMLEQMHREQDGQIRLGTNTVTGESKYLTLPRGCRLHPVTDDMALCHPDYQKPEVKKLTLYDAEDAWFLRVNHITKYGTDPHLEAMTINPPSPLLFLNIDAKPGSTALIWDAIEDEPGVPCPNPRVIMPRKDYPNIVTEPVTVDVRSFGVRTPPCTAEQPTYGVLGMINILPPALAWLWRLVAPRGHANPSIVDTQGMTSEGVGSYWPFATGRAVDQANLLLSQFMNTDETLFVLIPNQHVGCWETSFTPQWIVREYLARRGSSVFPKDRLLAARCPLLGYSLKSMQVEGTEIPEGFLRVETQPEVGESGYDAGAEVLKAFFHDQISAFSVADLDPHGQKIIEACLSDASVTEYEALGPGA